In the Mytilus trossulus isolate FHL-02 chromosome 1, PNRI_Mtr1.1.1.hap1, whole genome shotgun sequence genome, one interval contains:
- the LOC134687823 gene encoding zinc finger CCHC-type and RNA-binding motif-containing protein 1-like, which produces MSGGLVPSKSTIYVGNLPFSLTNNDIHKIFEKYGKVAKVTILKDHATRKSKGVAFVMFVEKDSAFKAVRALNRTKMFDRTITCTVAKDNGRAKEFIKRKDYPDKSRCYECGEEGHLSYKCPKNLLGEREPPPKKERKRKKFEGEDDTEEEEEDSDDNTENPALDSLAAAIKYQREQMEKTSMRYGESSMYFADVEEEPKKKKYKKDAYFSDEEEIEDDT; this is translated from the exons ATGAGCGGGGGTTTGGTGCCCAGTAAAAGCACGATATATGTTGGCAATCTTCCCTTTTCACTGACAAACAACGATAttcacaaaatatttgaaaaatatggaaaGGTTGCAAA GGTAACTATCTTGAAGGATCATGCAACAAGGAAAAGTAAAGGTGTGGCTTTTGTGATGTTTGTTGAAAAAGATTCAGCCTTCAAAGCTGTCCGAGCTTTGAACAGAACAAAG ATGTTTGATAGAACCATTACATGTACAGTAGCTAAAGACAATGGAAGAGCTAAAGAATTCATCAAGAGGAAAGATTACCCAGATAAATCTAGATGTTATGAATGTGGT GAAGAAGGACATCTGAGTTATAAATGCCCCAAAAATCTACTAGGGGAAAGAGAACCTCCTccaaagaaagaaagaaaaaggaaaaagttTGAAGGAGA GGATGATACAGAGGAAGAGGAAGAAGACAGTGATGATAACACAGAAAACCCAGCGTTAGACAGTCTGGCTGCTGCCATCAAATATCAG AGAGAACAGATGGAAAAGACGTCAATGAGGTATGGGGAGAGTAGTATGTATTTTGCTGATGTTGAGGAGGAACCAAAGaagaagaaatacaaaaaggaTGCCTACTTTAGTGATGAAGAGGAAATAGAGGATGATACATGA